From Xylocopilactobacillus apis, a single genomic window includes:
- the cas3 gene encoding CRISPR-associated helicase Cas3' gives MEKGKEISLKSKSLWAKKRTEDGVWLWLPLMAHLIDTENTIGWLLNHWLSEGTKSWLIEGIGNEDELRKLVKFLGIIHDIGKATPAFQTIPSYNGDRELDNELVDKLVQSKFVDLDQISLSSPRKSPHAMAGEAILEDLGVPESIGSIIGGHHGDAGENPPYNQINDYRANYYQHDKDPRSDNNVPEVCKIWRNVQKEIFEYGLSQAGYQSVKDIPDINQSRAVVLEGLLITADWFASSEFLGSDRSKKLFPLISLDETFDDIDLQARFENAIETWNIGENWEPKKVSLDEDPYQKRWGFNARPVQRVITETIDQANDPGMVIIEAPMGLGKTEISLVATEQLAYATKRSGLFWGLPTQATSNAMFNRVLSWLETLAKDQNENFPVKLLHGKAQFNSDYENLPNASNIEDTGAVVVNDWFSGKKSTLANFTVGTIDMLLLMALKQKHLFLRHLGFSGKVVVIDEVHAYDSYMSQYLYMAIEWLGAYRVPMVILSATLPKEKRQELIASYYRGKYRKSLDLNEDWAKAQAYPLLTVLDGTEVKQVTHFEGHSDQKPVTLEIERINLEDEELVHSILSEIAKGGVAGVIVNTVKRAQALAELVDKEDVELILLHSAFLAPERTKIEKYLQSKIGKNAVRPKKMVVIGTQVLEQSLDIDFDVLYTDISPMDLLLQRAGRLHRHAIKRPDKFKDPKLYVMGIESMGNYGAGNEAVYEKYLLMKTDYYLGDQIKLPHDISNLVQAVYDRENDPEVEGLEEAKDEFETDLTDSERKAKVFRVKRPSKRNNLHGWLGDAHSKVDDQKAQAAVRDIKETIEVILLQEKKGQTFLLDGRDTNKCLDKEIAEQIIRLPAAVYYDVDKIIDALETSTRKYFPRWDSSKWLKGELAVKLDEDFNTTINQSWNLNYSPKFGLKLTKKESNE, from the coding sequence TTGGAAAAAGGTAAAGAAATAAGTTTAAAATCAAAAAGCCTTTGGGCAAAAAAAAGAACTGAAGATGGAGTATGGCTTTGGTTGCCTTTAATGGCACACTTAATTGATACTGAAAATACGATTGGCTGGCTTTTGAACCATTGGTTAAGTGAAGGAACAAAAAGTTGGTTGATTGAGGGTATTGGTAATGAAGATGAATTAAGGAAATTAGTAAAGTTTTTGGGTATCATTCATGATATTGGTAAAGCAACTCCTGCATTTCAAACCATTCCTTCATACAACGGCGATAGAGAACTAGATAACGAATTGGTTGATAAGTTAGTTCAGTCAAAATTTGTCGATTTGGATCAGATTAGTTTGTCATCTCCTAGAAAATCACCACATGCAATGGCTGGTGAAGCAATATTGGAAGACCTAGGTGTGCCTGAATCAATCGGATCAATTATCGGAGGGCATCATGGTGATGCTGGAGAAAATCCTCCATATAATCAAATCAATGATTATAGAGCTAATTATTATCAACACGATAAAGATCCTAGATCTGACAATAATGTTCCAGAAGTATGTAAGATTTGGCGAAACGTTCAGAAAGAAATTTTTGAATACGGATTAAGTCAAGCTGGGTACCAGTCGGTAAAAGATATACCTGATATTAATCAATCACGAGCTGTGGTTTTAGAAGGTCTTTTAATTACAGCCGACTGGTTTGCTTCAAGTGAATTCTTAGGAAGTGATCGAAGTAAGAAGCTGTTTCCGTTGATTTCTCTTGATGAAACTTTTGATGATATTGATTTACAAGCCCGTTTTGAGAATGCAATTGAAACTTGGAATATTGGAGAAAATTGGGAACCAAAAAAGGTGAGTCTTGATGAAGATCCTTACCAAAAACGTTGGGGTTTTAATGCACGACCAGTGCAAAGAGTTATCACAGAAACTATTGATCAAGCAAATGATCCTGGAATGGTAATCATTGAAGCGCCGATGGGATTAGGAAAAACTGAAATTTCTCTAGTAGCTACAGAGCAATTAGCTTATGCCACTAAACGTAGTGGCTTGTTTTGGGGATTGCCCACCCAAGCCACAAGCAACGCGATGTTCAACAGGGTGCTTAGCTGGTTAGAAACGTTAGCCAAAGATCAAAACGAAAACTTCCCAGTCAAATTGCTGCACGGGAAAGCTCAATTCAATTCTGATTACGAAAATCTACCAAATGCCAGTAATATCGAAGATACAGGCGCTGTAGTTGTTAATGATTGGTTTTCTGGGAAGAAATCGACGTTAGCTAATTTCACGGTCGGTACGATTGATATGCTTTTGCTGATGGCACTTAAACAGAAACATTTGTTTTTGAGACATCTAGGTTTTAGTGGAAAAGTTGTCGTTATTGACGAGGTGCATGCTTACGATTCCTATATGAGTCAATATTTGTACATGGCAATTGAATGGCTTGGAGCATATCGGGTTCCTATGGTGATTTTGTCAGCAACGTTACCAAAAGAAAAACGGCAAGAGTTAATTGCAAGCTACTACCGCGGAAAATACAGAAAATCATTGGACTTAAATGAAGATTGGGCTAAAGCACAAGCCTATCCTTTGTTGACTGTTTTAGATGGAACTGAGGTCAAGCAAGTAACGCATTTCGAAGGACATTCAGATCAAAAACCAGTAACGCTTGAAATTGAGCGAATTAACTTAGAAGATGAAGAATTGGTTCATTCTATCTTATCGGAAATTGCTAAAGGTGGGGTTGCAGGAGTGATTGTTAATACTGTTAAAAGAGCTCAAGCACTGGCTGAACTCGTTGATAAAGAAGATGTTGAATTGATTCTTCTACATTCAGCATTTTTAGCCCCTGAACGAACCAAAATTGAAAAATATTTGCAATCTAAAATTGGCAAAAATGCAGTAAGACCTAAAAAAATGGTTGTGATTGGAACGCAAGTCCTTGAACAATCGCTAGATATAGATTTCGATGTTCTTTATACCGATATTTCTCCGATGGATTTACTTTTGCAGCGAGCTGGAAGGTTGCATCGTCATGCGATTAAACGACCTGACAAGTTCAAAGATCCTAAATTATATGTGATGGGTATTGAATCTATGGGTAACTACGGAGCAGGAAATGAAGCTGTTTATGAAAAATATTTGCTGATGAAAACCGATTATTATCTAGGTGATCAGATTAAATTGCCCCATGACATATCTAATCTGGTGCAGGCTGTATATGACCGAGAAAATGATCCTGAAGTAGAAGGGCTTGAAGAAGCAAAAGATGAGTTTGAAACTGATCTCACGGACTCCGAGCGTAAGGCAAAAGTATTTCGGGTGAAACGACCGTCTAAAAGAAATAATTTACATGGTTGGTTGGGTGACGCACACAGTAAAGTTGACGATCAGAAAGCACAAGCAGCAGTTCGTGATATTAAAGAAACAATCGAAGTAATTTTATTGCAAGAGAAGAAAGGTCAGACTTTTCTACTTGATGGTAGAGATACTAATAAGTGTTTGGATAAAGAAATTGCAGAACAAATTATTCGGTTGCCTGCTGCAGTTTATTATGATGTAGATAAAATTATTGATGCTTTAGAAACGTCGACTAGGAAATATTTTCCAAGATGGGATTCTAGTAAGTGGTTAAAAGGAGAATTAGCAGTCAAATTAGATGAAGACTTTAATACTACAATTAATCAGTCATGGAATTTGAACTATTCGCCCAAGTTTGGGCTGAAATTAACAAAGAAGGAGAGCAATGAATAA
- a CDS encoding BglG family transcription antiterminator: MSGNRDLLDFLRQNNESWITAKTLAMTLGISERTVKSKIAQLRTNGIDIKSGPKGYKIKNNTEINGLKDYLPNNSSQRSSWLIRRLMKSKNAVNIYDLSGQLYINEVELRKELKSLEQEFSNFNLNLIREGDFYRVEGKEENKRKFLSSIIYHELNGTLLNENLIQKYFPDVNVKVVSFVLRQSITKAHVKIDSFNFSNILLHLVIMIDRSDKSKRHPDTEKVNDNLVKLIIIGLNDNIDYSLSEYDINQLETMFELLLGERKVELPESSQINKLFERIVLFVRKTYDLDLDEELFKKRFLPHLLRLIDRFKNNNIVHNPLAKNIKNSSPTIYECATLIAYEIKNFLGILVSEEEIAFIALHVGNIVTEQVRNENKVICQLFMLDYHGNSKTTIDALDKKFSNDMVLLNAISDETDILDETQLVIVANSKQIIKNHHFVQISSFLLPNDINKIQKALKQIKDMTLSNELKIGLDKFTSEINFVRDNRSRSAQEVIHYVSEQFFKEKIVGSEFEDKILEREKLSSTAFGLVAIPHTIDYDAKKSQWFIYINSKGVKWGNQRVYVIIVLASSQKDEKKFRKVFDELSEVIINDNKVSKLTACKTYQEFVDEIVKIE, from the coding sequence ATGAGTGGCAACAGAGATTTGCTAGATTTTTTACGACAAAATAATGAATCGTGGATCACTGCCAAAACTCTTGCAATGACACTTGGAATATCAGAACGAACTGTGAAAAGTAAAATTGCGCAGTTACGTACGAATGGAATAGATATTAAAAGTGGTCCCAAAGGTTATAAAATAAAGAACAATACTGAAATAAATGGGTTAAAGGATTATCTGCCAAATAATTCTAGCCAGAGAAGTTCTTGGCTCATTAGAAGGTTAATGAAATCAAAGAACGCAGTTAATATTTATGATTTGTCTGGTCAACTATATATTAATGAGGTAGAGCTTCGTAAAGAACTAAAAAGTTTGGAGCAAGAATTTTCAAACTTTAATTTAAACTTGATACGTGAGGGCGATTTTTACCGTGTAGAGGGTAAAGAAGAAAATAAAAGGAAATTTTTATCTTCTATTATTTATCATGAATTAAATGGAACTCTTTTGAATGAAAATTTAATTCAAAAATATTTCCCGGATGTTAATGTTAAAGTTGTTAGCTTTGTTTTGAGACAAAGCATTACTAAAGCTCATGTAAAAATAGATTCTTTTAATTTTAGCAATATTTTATTACATCTTGTAATCATGATTGATCGATCAGATAAGTCGAAAAGACATCCTGATACAGAAAAAGTTAATGATAATTTAGTCAAACTTATTATTATTGGATTGAATGACAATATTGATTATTCTCTGTCTGAGTACGATATAAATCAATTAGAGACAATGTTTGAACTATTACTTGGTGAACGGAAAGTAGAACTTCCGGAAAGCTCTCAAATAAATAAATTATTCGAAAGAATAGTTTTATTTGTCCGTAAAACTTATGATTTAGATCTAGATGAAGAATTATTTAAAAAAAGATTTTTGCCTCACTTATTAAGATTGATTGACAGATTTAAAAATAACAACATTGTTCATAATCCATTAGCTAAAAATATCAAAAATTCATCCCCAACGATTTATGAGTGTGCAACATTAATTGCATATGAAATAAAGAATTTCTTGGGTATTTTGGTTAGCGAAGAAGAAATTGCTTTTATTGCCCTGCATGTCGGTAATATTGTTACAGAACAGGTTAGAAATGAAAACAAAGTAATTTGTCAATTGTTTATGTTAGATTATCATGGTAATTCAAAAACGACCATTGATGCTTTGGATAAGAAGTTTAGTAATGATATGGTTTTATTAAACGCTATTTCTGACGAAACTGATATTCTAGACGAAACTCAATTAGTGATCGTCGCAAATTCAAAACAAATTATTAAGAATCATCATTTTGTACAGATTTCTAGCTTTCTTTTGCCTAACGATATTAATAAGATTCAAAAGGCACTTAAACAGATCAAAGATATGACCTTGTCTAACGAATTAAAGATAGGGCTTGATAAATTCACATCTGAAATAAATTTTGTCAGAGATAATCGAAGTCGATCTGCTCAAGAAGTTATTCACTACGTCTCTGAGCAATTTTTTAAAGAAAAAATTGTAGGGTCTGAATTTGAGGATAAAATTCTAGAAAGAGAAAAGCTTTCAAGTACTGCCTTTGGTCTTGTTGCAATACCACATACAATAGATTACGATGCAAAAAAGAGCCAATGGTTTATCTACATTAATTCAAAGGGAGTTAAATGGGGAAATCAAAGGGTATACGTAATTATCGTACTGGCTTCAAGTCAAAAGGATGAGAAAAAATTCCGCAAAGTTTTTGATGAACTGTCTGAAGTAATTATAAATGATAATAAAGTGTCAAAATTAACAGCATGTAAAACATATCAAGAATTTGTGGATGAAATTGTAAAAATTGAATAG
- the hxlB gene encoding 6-phospho-3-hexuloisomerase, with translation MTNEYIQICTELSGVSSNLTDEKANEVLKLIFNSNKIFLSGEGRSGLMVKAFANRLTQMGLNVHVVTEITAPAIGSEDLLIFNTASGKSEFLISQAKSAIKVGAKLVTFTANKDSVLSQKSDAVIVIDAQTKDEEQGSLQPMGSLYEQTSLLVFDSLMLRALNMGLVTNTKLRSTHSNLE, from the coding sequence ATGACTAATGAATATATTCAAATTTGTACTGAACTTAGTGGAGTCAGTAGCAATTTAACTGACGAAAAAGCAAATGAAGTTTTAAAATTAATTTTTAATTCCAACAAAATCTTTTTATCTGGCGAAGGCAGAAGCGGCTTGATGGTTAAAGCTTTTGCAAATCGTTTAACTCAGATGGGTTTGAATGTTCACGTAGTAACTGAAATTACTGCACCTGCTATTGGATCTGAAGATTTGTTGATTTTTAACACAGCCAGTGGTAAATCAGAGTTTTTAATTTCTCAAGCAAAAAGTGCGATTAAAGTTGGTGCAAAACTTGTAACCTTTACTGCAAATAAAGATTCAGTGTTAAGTCAAAAAAGTGATGCGGTAATTGTTATTGATGCGCAGACGAAAGATGAGGAACAAGGTTCACTCCAACCTATGGGTAGTTTATATGAGCAAACCTCTTTACTAGTTTTTGATAGTTTGATGCTTCGTGCATTGAACATGGGTTTGGTCACAAATACGAAGTTACGTTCTACACACTCTAATCTAGAGTAG
- a CDS encoding KpsF/GutQ family sugar-phosphate isomerase: MSSYSELFRAEGEEISKLGETIDANQIDQLLAMIGDNRHNIFVTGCGTSAMAARKIVHTLNVIGLAAFYLNPSDAVHGGLGQIRNDDVVIFISKGGSTKELTSFVNNCIDKKAKIIAITENTDSILAKDADLVVCIKVDRELDEFNMLATNSTLAVISLFDVVATVIMKKENFTKENFLMNHPSGKVGQQLAEDVKHD; the protein is encoded by the coding sequence ATGAGTAGTTATTCTGAGCTTTTTAGAGCAGAAGGCGAAGAAATCAGCAAATTAGGTGAGACCATTGATGCTAATCAGATTGACCAGCTATTAGCTATGATCGGTGATAATAGGCATAATATTTTTGTAACAGGCTGTGGTACATCTGCAATGGCAGCAAGAAAAATTGTGCATACCTTGAACGTAATCGGTCTTGCAGCATTTTATTTGAATCCATCGGACGCCGTTCATGGAGGATTGGGTCAAATTAGAAATGATGACGTTGTAATTTTTATCTCAAAGGGTGGTTCTACAAAAGAATTAACAAGTTTTGTAAATAACTGTATCGATAAGAAAGCAAAAATTATTGCAATAACAGAGAATACTGATTCAATTTTAGCCAAAGATGCAGATTTAGTAGTTTGTATTAAGGTTGATCGGGAGCTGGATGAGTTTAATATGCTCGCGACAAATAGTACATTAGCTGTTATTTCCTTGTTTGATGTAGTAGCAACGGTGATAATGAAAAAGGAAAACTTTACTAAGGAAAACTTCTTAATGAATCATCCGTCTGGTAAAGTCGGACAGCAGTTAGCGGAAGATGTTAAACATGACTAA
- a CDS encoding YjbQ family protein: protein MSFYLEKLELETVEGRPSYHMITDKVKEIVKSSDIKNGICLVQTTHTTCSVYFDEYMHDKNYYEDDFLQVDLNNVLEKVVPRQTSENYPYLSPGPEHIAYGMKKTDPNYPALKWSMLNTDGHLRSDLLGSSVSLGIYHKELLLGSVGQIFFVDFDQTRTRKREVEVVILGDKDE from the coding sequence ATGAGTTTTTATTTAGAGAAATTAGAGCTAGAAACGGTAGAGGGAAGACCTTCTTATCATATGATTACTGATAAGGTAAAGGAAATTGTTAAGAGCAGTGATATCAAGAATGGTATTTGTTTAGTTCAAACTACACATACAACTTGTTCTGTATATTTTGATGAATACATGCACGACAAAAACTACTATGAAGACGACTTTTTACAGGTGGACTTAAACAATGTTCTAGAAAAGGTTGTACCTCGTCAAACTTCAGAGAATTATCCTTATTTAAGTCCAGGTCCTGAGCACATTGCCTATGGAATGAAAAAAACGGATCCAAATTATCCCGCTCTTAAATGGTCAATGCTAAATACAGATGGACACTTAAGGTCAGACTTGTTAGGGTCAAGTGTGTCTCTGGGTATCTATCATAAAGAACTTCTACTTGGTTCTGTTGGTCAAATTTTCTTTGTTGATTTTGATCAAACTCGTACACGAAAAAGGGAAGTAGAAGTTGTAATTTTAGGAGATAAAGATGAGTAG
- a CDS encoding PTS sugar transporter subunit IIB, translating into MKKMLIMCGAGHATSTIVHAKVNDWIEKNGFDNQVEIIQSAVGQEVDNIQNGNYDIVISTTIVPDSIKDKVINGVALLTGVGTDQVWEQVKAELEA; encoded by the coding sequence ATGAAAAAAATGTTAATTATGTGTGGTGCAGGGCATGCTACTTCAACTATTGTTCATGCTAAAGTTAACGATTGGATTGAGAAAAATGGTTTTGACAACCAAGTAGAGATTATACAGTCTGCTGTTGGTCAAGAAGTAGATAATATTCAAAATGGTAATTATGACATCGTTATTTCAACCACTATTGTCCCTGATTCTATCAAGGATAAAGTTATTAATGGAGTGGCGTTGTTGACAGGCGTTGGAACTGATCAAGTTTGGGAACAAGTGAAGGCAGAATTAGAAGCATGA